In Arachis hypogaea cultivar Tifrunner chromosome 17, arahy.Tifrunner.gnm2.J5K5, whole genome shotgun sequence, a single window of DNA contains:
- the LOC112765275 gene encoding ribosome biogenesis regulatory protein homolog, whose product MEVENQEPKHLEVDLGHLMATDLHHVFPSDPTPSREDLISQCLQKGTELVQAIADSLFTLPSTEDVDGPLVKLPPPLTKLPRQKPLPKPKPPTKWEQFAKKKGIQKRKKDKIAYDEQTGTWKRTYGYDRANDEDAVPIIEAKPNDDPEEDPFAKRKENKKKRVEKQENNRLQNLKQAAKFGALPSHVQLAATALPITGTQAAPKKVTKDELGNIAGTVATSTASGGKFDKKLAGEKPAQHKGKYRKFLPVVEGKGIGSQEKEQTEKILNKIMSKHSHDILNVDKAVSMHTVKKEKKRRFEKAKASATDSKLKTQKKSFKKGSSKKGKAKGK is encoded by the exons ATGGAGGTAGAGAATCAAGAACCGAAGCACTTGGAGGTTGACCTGGGCCATCTTATGGCCACGGACCTTCATCACGTGTTTCCTTCTGACCCTACTCCTTCAAGGGAAGACCTAATCAGCCAGTGTCTCCAGAAAGGCACTGAGTTGGTTCAAGCCATCGCCGATTCCCTCTTCACCTTGCCTTCCACCGAAGACGTCGACGGTCCCCTCGTCAAGTTGCCTCCCCCACTCACCAAATTGCCCAGACAGAAACCG CTGCCTAAGCCCAAACCTCCTACCAAGTGGGAGCAATTTGCCAAAAAGAAAG GAATACAGAAGCGAAAGAAAGACAAAATTGCATATGACGAACAAACTGGAACCTGGAAACGTACATATGGATACGATCGTGCGAATGATGAAGATGCTGTGCCTATTATTGAGGCAAAACCCAATGATG ATCCAGAAGAGGACCCTTTTGCCAAAAGAAaggaaaacaagaagaaaagagttGAAAAACAGGAGAATAACAGACTGCAGAACTTGAAACAAGCTGCCAAATTTGGTGCTCTGCCaag CCATGTTCAATTGGCTGCTACAGCTTTGCCTATAACAGGAACACAGGCAGCACCTAAGAAAGTAACTAAGGATGAATTAGGTAATATAGCTGGAACTGTAGCAACTTCAACAGCCAGTGGTGGCAAATTTGACAAGAAGTTGGCTGGTGAAAAGCCTGCTCAGCATAAAGGAAAATATCGAAAG TTCCTGCCAGTTGTGGAAGGAAAAGGGATAGGATCGCAGGAGAAGGAGCAAActgaaaaaatattgaataaaattatGTCAAAGCATTCCCATGATATACTCAACGTTGACAAG GCGGTCTCGATGCACACggtgaaaaaagagaaaaaacgaaGGTTTGAGAAAGCAAAGGCTTCAGCTACGGACAGCAAATTGAAAACGCAGAAAAAGTCTTTTAAAAAGGGAAGTTctaagaaagggaaagcaaaaggAAAGTAG